From Sphingopyxis sp. MWB1, a single genomic window includes:
- a CDS encoding sulfite exporter TauE/SafE family protein, whose protein sequence is MSLLADPVTLAVLLAAVVLLGMAKGGLAGVGALATPLAALVLPPATAAALLLPILIVQDAISVWAFRKTWDRWIIAWMLPGAALGILAGYFYADRVDEAQLMAALGAITFAFGVYRLWVERGGRIVAASQSPGWVGSLFGGAMGFASQIAHAGGPPFQMWVAPRKLPHLTFVGTNAVLFALVNWIKVPAYVALGAFPHEVIVAALILMPLAIVSTLLTVRWLKRIDGARFYVIIYLLMIFLGAKLMWDGLGG, encoded by the coding sequence ATGAGCCTGCTCGCCGATCCGGTGACGCTGGCGGTGCTGCTGGCGGCGGTGGTGCTGCTCGGCATGGCCAAGGGCGGGCTGGCGGGGGTCGGCGCGCTTGCCACGCCGCTCGCCGCGCTGGTGCTGCCGCCCGCGACCGCCGCCGCGCTGCTTCTCCCGATTTTGATCGTGCAGGATGCGATCAGCGTCTGGGCGTTTCGCAAGACATGGGACCGCTGGATCATCGCATGGATGCTCCCCGGTGCCGCCCTCGGCATTTTGGCGGGCTATTTTTACGCCGACCGGGTGGATGAGGCGCAGCTGATGGCGGCGCTGGGCGCGATTACCTTTGCCTTTGGCGTCTATCGCCTGTGGGTCGAGCGCGGCGGGCGGATCGTCGCCGCGTCGCAGTCGCCGGGCTGGGTCGGCAGCCTGTTTGGCGGGGCGATGGGGTTCGCCAGCCAGATCGCCCATGCCGGCGGCCCGCCGTTCCAGATGTGGGTCGCGCCGCGCAAGCTGCCCCACCTCACCTTTGTCGGGACCAATGCGGTGCTGTTCGCGCTGGTGAACTGGATCAAGGTGCCTGCCTATGTGGCGCTGGGCGCTTTCCCGCATGAGGTGATTGTCGCCGCGCTGATCCTGATGCCGCTGGCGATTGTTTCGACCCTGCTGACGGTACGCTGGTTGAAACGGATCGACGGGGCGCGATTCTATGTCATCATCTATCTGCTGATGATCTTCCTTGGCGCCAAGCTGATGTGGGACGGGCTGGGTGGATAA
- a CDS encoding YaiI/YqxD family protein, translated as MTDVTILVDADACPVKEEIYRVAWRHEVAVKIVANSHLRVPDHPLIERITVSDGFDAADDWIAEAAHGRAVVITADILLADRALKAGASVLAPNGKPFTAASIGPAIATRAIMADLRAGGDQIGGPPPFSKKDRSAFLQALDAALVRLARQG; from the coding sequence ATGACTGACGTGACAATATTGGTCGATGCCGACGCCTGCCCGGTGAAGGAGGAGATTTACCGCGTCGCCTGGCGGCATGAGGTGGCGGTGAAGATCGTCGCCAACAGCCATTTGCGCGTGCCCGACCATCCGCTGATCGAACGGATCACCGTGTCGGACGGCTTTGACGCTGCCGACGACTGGATCGCCGAGGCGGCGCATGGGCGCGCGGTGGTGATCACGGCGGATATTTTGCTCGCCGACCGGGCGCTGAAGGCGGGGGCAAGCGTGCTGGCGCCCAATGGCAAGCCCTTTACCGCGGCCTCGATCGGCCCCGCGATTGCGACGCGCGCGATCATGGCCGACCTGCGCGCGGGCGGCGACCAGATTGGCGGACCGCCGCCGTTCAGCAAGAAGGACCGGTCGGCATTCTTGCAGGCGCTGGATGCGGCGTTGGTACGGCTCGCGCGGCAGGGGTAG
- a CDS encoding DUF962 domain-containing protein, whose amino-acid sequence MARDYQSFAAFWPFYLREHGRSATRALHYIGTSLVVLIALFALFSGRWVWLLALPVAGYAFAWVAHFGVEKNRPATFTYPLWSLAADFRMWWLWLTGRLGPELDRAGVTRGRFER is encoded by the coding sequence ATGGCGCGTGACTATCAAAGCTTTGCGGCTTTCTGGCCCTTTTACCTGCGCGAGCATGGCAGGTCTGCGACGCGGGCGCTGCATTATATTGGGACCAGCCTGGTGGTGCTGATCGCGCTGTTTGCGCTGTTTTCGGGGCGCTGGGTGTGGCTGCTCGCGCTGCCGGTGGCGGGCTATGCCTTTGCCTGGGTCGCGCATTTCGGGGTCGAGAAGAACCGGCCCGCGACCTTTACCTATCCGCTGTGGAGCCTTGCGGCCGATTTTCGCATGTGGTGGCTGTGGCTGACCGGGCGGCTGGGGCCGGAGCTGGACCGCGCCGGGGTGACGCGCGGGCGTTTCGAACGCTGA
- a CDS encoding DUF2061 domain-containing protein: MPTDLAKTITYLALHLTIGFSVAYALTGSVALAGGIAIIEPCINAVAFFFHEKAWRRVGERRLMNAAT, translated from the coding sequence GTGCCGACCGATCTTGCCAAGACGATCACCTATCTGGCGCTGCATCTGACCATCGGTTTCAGCGTTGCCTATGCGCTGACCGGATCGGTGGCGCTGGCGGGCGGGATCGCGATTATCGAGCCGTGCATCAATGCTGTCGCTTTCTTTTTCCATGAAAAGGCGTGGCGCCGCGTCGGCGAGCGTCGCCTGATGAATGCCGCCACCTGA
- a CDS encoding OsmC family protein, which produces MTVNRASAHYEGLGKEGRGSITTKSGVLDAQPYGFGTRFEGKPGTNPEELIAAAHAACFTMALSFGLSRAGYAAGTLDTSAEVTLEQQEGGFAVTKSALSLTARVEGIDAGEFARLAEEAEKNCPISKLLNCEITLEHSLES; this is translated from the coding sequence ATGACCGTCAATCGCGCATCGGCCCATTATGAAGGGCTTGGCAAGGAAGGCCGGGGGTCGATCACGACCAAGTCGGGGGTGCTCGACGCCCAGCCCTATGGTTTCGGGACCCGCTTTGAGGGCAAGCCCGGCACCAATCCCGAGGAACTGATCGCTGCAGCGCATGCCGCCTGTTTCACCATGGCACTGTCCTTTGGTCTGTCGCGTGCGGGATATGCGGCGGGAACGCTCGACACCAGCGCCGAAGTGACGCTGGAGCAGCAGGAGGGCGGCTTTGCCGTGACCAAATCGGCGCTGTCGCTGACCGCGCGCGTCGAAGGAATTGACGCCGGTGAATTTGCGCGGCTGGCCGAAGAGGCGGAGAAAAATTGCCCGATATCGAAGCTACTCAATTGCGAGATTACGCTGGAGCATAGCCTCGAAAGCTGA
- a CDS encoding arylamine N-acetyltransferase family protein, which yields MKLSSPPFLDRYFARIQYDGPLAPTLAVLRDLQAAHVAAIPFEALGPLTDEGVDISPAAIEAKLIDGGRGGYCFEHNGLFLRVLHAIGFEAEGLLARVRWMRPADAPPSPRTHMVLRVRIAGRAWLVDVGFGGNVPTAPLAFGDEMPQATPHERYRIAREGARWSVRIEAGDTWMPLYVIDDEVPPFVDYELANWYTSTHPASHFRHQLIAARTTAAARYALRENRLTIRHADGRTEQRYLAAREIEAALGEIFGLSVEPEWRAAIDRAATAEVAAEVPA from the coding sequence ATGAAGCTTTCCTCCCCGCCCTTTCTCGACCGCTACTTCGCGCGGATCCAATATGACGGGCCGCTTGCGCCGACGCTGGCGGTGCTGCGCGACCTGCAGGCGGCGCATGTCGCCGCCATTCCCTTTGAGGCGCTGGGGCCGCTCACCGACGAAGGCGTCGATATCAGCCCGGCGGCGATTGAGGCCAAGCTGATCGACGGCGGACGCGGGGGCTATTGTTTCGAGCATAATGGCCTGTTCCTTCGCGTGCTGCACGCCATCGGTTTCGAGGCCGAGGGGCTGCTTGCGCGGGTGCGCTGGATGCGGCCCGCCGATGCGCCGCCGTCGCCGCGCACCCATATGGTGCTGCGCGTGCGGATTGCGGGGCGCGCTTGGCTGGTCGATGTCGGCTTTGGCGGCAATGTGCCGACTGCCCCGCTCGCCTTTGGCGATGAAATGCCGCAGGCGACCCCGCACGAACGCTATCGCATCGCGCGCGAAGGCGCGCGCTGGTCGGTGCGGATCGAGGCGGGGGACACATGGATGCCGCTTTATGTCATCGATGACGAGGTGCCGCCCTTTGTCGATTATGAACTCGCCAACTGGTATACCTCGACCCATCCGGCATCGCATTTCCGCCACCAGTTGATCGCCGCGCGCACGACGGCAGCGGCGCGCTATGCGCTGCGCGAAAACCGGCTGACCATCCGCCATGCCGACGGGCGGACCGAGCAGCGCTATCTGGCCGCACGCGAGATTGAGGCGGCGCTGGGCGAGATTTTCGGCCTGAGCGTCGAGCCTGAATGGCGCGCCGCCATCGACCGCGCGGCGACCGCAGAGGTGGCGGCGGAGGTTCCGGCCTGA
- the arr gene encoding NAD(+)--rifampin ADP-ribosyltransferase, with protein MTSPSPRSSSPPPTGPDAGATFYHGTRADLAVGDLLAPGWTSNFADGAPLSWIYFAATLEAAIWGCELAAGEGRERIYIVEPTGDWFDDPNLTDQRFPGNPTRSYRSRAPLRIIGEVESWTPHPPEVLQAMKDSLATLKAEGKDVIID; from the coding sequence ATGACCTCTCCTTCACCCCGCTCCTCTTCGCCCCCGCCCACCGGCCCCGATGCGGGCGCCACCTTTTATCACGGCACCCGCGCCGACCTCGCCGTCGGCGACTTGCTCGCGCCCGGCTGGACCAGCAATTTTGCGGACGGCGCGCCCTTGTCGTGGATCTATTTCGCCGCAACGCTGGAAGCGGCGATCTGGGGCTGCGAACTCGCCGCCGGAGAAGGGCGGGAGCGTATCTATATCGTCGAACCCACGGGCGACTGGTTCGACGATCCCAATCTCACCGACCAGCGTTTCCCCGGCAACCCGACGCGCAGCTATCGCAGCCGCGCGCCCCTGCGGATCATCGGCGAGGTGGAAAGCTGGACACCCCACCCGCCCGAAGTCCTGCAAGCCATGAAAGACAGCCTCGCCACGCTGAAGGCTGAGGGGAAAGACGTCATCATCGACTGA
- a CDS encoding 2'-5' RNA ligase family protein, whose product MAKPPRPVQAAIAALPRNDPGRGPHLLHVTLISLYDLHYAPPEWLPATIAALDSFVAPPFPLRFDRIENRRAVTLRTRDPLAEARAFQKALVNHLLCEKAPITDGTTPEPHITINYRGDRLRAEKMPPIGWTVDEIILTESIVGRTTHVEHGRWPLQGAPG is encoded by the coding sequence ATGGCCAAGCCGCCTCGGCCCGTGCAGGCGGCGATCGCCGCGCTGCCCCGCAACGACCCCGGGCGCGGGCCGCATCTGCTCCATGTCACGCTCATCTCGCTCTACGACCTCCATTACGCCCCGCCCGAGTGGCTGCCCGCGACCATCGCCGCGCTCGACAGCTTCGTCGCGCCGCCCTTTCCGCTCCGCTTCGACCGGATCGAGAATCGCCGCGCGGTGACCTTGCGGACGCGCGACCCGCTGGCCGAGGCGCGGGCGTTTCAAAAGGCGTTGGTGAACCATCTGCTGTGCGAGAAAGCGCCGATCACGGATGGCACCACCCCCGAACCGCACATCACGATCAACTATCGCGGCGACCGGCTGCGCGCCGAAAAAATGCCGCCCATCGGCTGGACGGTCGATGAAATCATCCTCACCGAAAGCATCGTGGGGCGGACCACCCATGTCGAACATGGCCGCTGGCCGCTTCAGGGCGCCCCCGGCTGA
- a CDS encoding deaminase, translating into MKHYDPLFPKPEIVIGLAGPAGTDLQSLASEVADAIRPYGYQSFQIRVSSLIQAVCSKPVSDEITKSKFERRVELLMAAADFLRRKVKSGAATVPLITTEIRSLRQGFLLKEGCDLDYEDLELYNHCYILNSLKHPDEVDLLRHIYGDKFIMISAFTHESERKTYLTRQIAKSYKTTNDAKFLESADRLISLDRKRPGEKIGQNLSETFHLADFFLSMHGDFQSRLDGFFQNIFSYPYATPTRCEMHMFQASSIALKSADLSRQIGAVIANAQGDAVAQGCNEVPLPGGGSFWIDDVGKRDNRDFTTGRDFNAVKKIDIIEELIKFLAEKDVNVLNLPSDQIDAFVTNLIFGNLKSRFKDLRVSNLIEFGRVVHAEMHALSEAARRGLAVGGGTIYTTTFPCHMCARHIISSGIENVVYIEPYPKSMTKELYPEDVSIDEESSSKDKSKKVVFRPFEGVSPRRFRDIFSSTKRKTSAGYIVEWTKDRALPKFTSLSTAHLSVEAIVASQLKILGMIDDIKDLENV; encoded by the coding sequence ATGAAGCACTACGATCCTCTTTTCCCGAAGCCCGAAATTGTCATTGGACTTGCAGGGCCCGCCGGCACCGACCTTCAATCACTGGCATCTGAGGTAGCAGATGCCATTAGACCATACGGCTATCAGTCGTTCCAGATAAGAGTGAGTTCACTCATCCAAGCAGTTTGCTCAAAACCTGTTTCTGATGAAATAACGAAATCAAAGTTTGAGCGTCGGGTTGAACTTCTTATGGCGGCTGCAGACTTCCTAAGGAGAAAAGTAAAATCAGGAGCCGCGACCGTTCCGCTAATAACTACCGAAATAAGGAGCCTTAGACAAGGATTTCTTTTGAAAGAGGGATGTGATTTAGATTACGAAGATCTAGAATTATATAATCATTGCTATATATTGAACAGCCTCAAGCACCCTGACGAGGTAGACTTACTTCGACACATTTATGGCGACAAATTCATAATGATATCGGCGTTCACTCACGAAAGTGAACGAAAAACATATCTTACTAGACAAATAGCCAAATCCTACAAAACGACAAATGATGCCAAATTCTTGGAGTCTGCTGATAGGTTAATTAGCCTTGATCGAAAGAGACCGGGGGAAAAAATAGGTCAAAACCTATCTGAAACTTTTCATTTGGCAGATTTTTTTCTCTCCATGCACGGAGATTTCCAATCCAGACTGGATGGATTTTTTCAAAACATCTTTAGCTATCCATATGCAACGCCGACTCGTTGCGAAATGCATATGTTCCAAGCCAGTTCGATCGCGCTCAAATCTGCCGACCTTTCGCGGCAAATTGGCGCCGTGATAGCGAATGCTCAAGGAGATGCCGTCGCACAGGGATGCAACGAAGTTCCGCTCCCTGGCGGAGGCTCATTTTGGATCGACGATGTAGGAAAAAGAGACAATCGTGATTTCACAACTGGACGAGACTTTAACGCTGTCAAGAAAATCGATATTATAGAGGAGCTTATAAAGTTCCTCGCCGAGAAGGACGTGAACGTCCTCAACCTCCCGAGCGATCAGATTGACGCCTTTGTAACGAACCTCATTTTTGGGAATCTCAAAAGCCGTTTCAAAGATTTGAGAGTGTCAAATTTGATCGAATTTGGGAGAGTTGTTCATGCAGAAATGCACGCATTATCCGAAGCGGCGCGGCGGGGCTTAGCAGTCGGTGGGGGGACGATCTACACAACCACTTTCCCGTGCCACATGTGTGCACGGCATATTATCTCGTCGGGAATAGAGAACGTGGTTTATATCGAACCATATCCGAAGAGCATGACGAAGGAACTCTACCCGGAAGACGTGTCCATAGACGAGGAATCTTCGTCCAAAGACAAATCAAAAAAGGTTGTCTTCCGCCCTTTTGAAGGCGTGTCCCCTAGGCGTTTTAGAGACATCTTCAGCTCCACCAAAAGAAAAACATCTGCGGGATATATCGTTGAATGGACGAAAGATCGGGCTCTTCCAAAATTTACCTCTCTTTCTACAGCACATCTCTCCGTTGAGGCAATTGTTGCTTCACAGCTTAAAATCCTTGGCATGATAGACGACATAAAGGACCTCGAAAATGTCTAA